In Caproiciproducens sp. NJN-50, the following are encoded in one genomic region:
- the pstA gene encoding phosphate ABC transporter permease PstA, which yields MRQRHRNAILADRVMTVVLYGVAGFFLLLLAAFTVYILGKGIMEFDSSLLAFNADGIGNQFFNTVYLVFLALLISVPIGVAAGIYMAEYAKKSRLTSFLRTCIETLSSLPSIVVGLFGYLVFVVAVHGKWSLMAGALAVSILSLPLITTTTEDALRAIPKTWKEGSFGLGATHRQTILRVMLPGCVPRIITGVILAAGRGFGEAAALLYTAGMSTDINWSRWWKLSSPVCPFNPFRPGETLALQIWASRTEAVAPNAAQVADVSAAALILMVFVFSIGARAVGHRLDRKMTGGRD from the coding sequence ATGAGACAGCGGCATCGCAATGCGATCCTGGCGGACCGCGTCATGACGGTGGTCCTGTACGGTGTGGCGGGCTTTTTCCTTCTGCTGCTCGCGGCCTTTACCGTGTATATTCTGGGAAAGGGGATTATGGAATTTGACAGTTCCCTGCTGGCTTTTAACGCGGACGGAATCGGCAACCAGTTTTTTAATACCGTCTATCTGGTCTTCCTCGCTCTGCTGATCAGTGTGCCGATCGGCGTCGCCGCCGGCATTTACATGGCGGAATACGCAAAAAAGAGCAGGCTGACCAGTTTCCTCCGCACCTGCATCGAGACCCTTTCCTCCCTGCCCTCGATTGTGGTCGGCCTGTTCGGCTACCTTGTCTTTGTCGTGGCGGTACACGGCAAATGGAGTCTGATGGCGGGCGCGCTCGCGGTTTCGATCCTGAGCCTGCCGCTGATCACAACGACGACGGAGGATGCGCTCCGCGCGATTCCAAAGACCTGGAAAGAGGGCAGCTTCGGCCTTGGCGCGACGCACCGCCAGACGATTCTGCGCGTCATGCTTCCCGGCTGCGTGCCCCGCATCATCACCGGGGTCATTCTGGCCGCGGGGCGCGGCTTCGGCGAAGCCGCCGCGCTTCTGTACACGGCGGGCATGAGCACGGATATCAACTGGTCGCGCTGGTGGAAGCTCTCTTCGCCCGTCTGCCCGTTCAACCCGTTCCGTCCCGGCGAAACGCTCGCCCTGCAGATATGGGCCTCCCGCACGGAGGCGGTCGCGCCGAACGCGGCGCAGGTGGCGGACGTATCCGCTGCGGCGCTGATCCTCATGGTGTTCGTGTTCAGCATCGGAGCGCGCGCGGTCGGCCACCGGCTGGACCGGAAAATGACCGGCGGCAGGGACTGA
- the pstC gene encoding phosphate ABC transporter permease subunit PstC: MKKKETAWRAVVTGCGLFLILLTLSIGAFLCYRGIGTFTVYGHSVWEFLFSSNWNPADDFKGGGQVGAAIFIVGSLAICFLALLIATPFSLAAAIFMAVISPRLSEKLLQPAVEIFVGIPSVVYGWVGLTVLVPFIQNLFRLPYGYSVLAGGIVLAVMIFPTITSVSADSIRNVPQQYREAAYGLGSTRWQVIRRVLLPAARPGVLTGVILGLSRAFGEALAVAMVIGKRLAFPDGVLSPTNNLTAAIASDMGGAAEGGEYNTALWTMALLLLLISFVFILIVRRISSREAREQ, from the coding sequence ATGAAGAAAAAAGAGACGGCGTGGCGCGCGGTGGTCACGGGGTGCGGGCTGTTTTTAATCCTGCTGACGCTTTCCATCGGAGCCTTTCTTTGCTACAGGGGGATCGGCACTTTTACGGTCTACGGACACTCCGTGTGGGAATTCCTGTTTTCATCGAATTGGAACCCTGCGGACGATTTCAAGGGCGGGGGACAGGTCGGCGCGGCGATCTTCATTGTCGGTTCGCTGGCGATCTGCTTTCTGGCACTGCTGATCGCAACGCCCTTCAGCCTTGCCGCGGCGATTTTTATGGCGGTCATTTCGCCCCGTCTGAGCGAGAAGCTGCTTCAGCCCGCGGTCGAGATTTTTGTTGGCATTCCGTCCGTCGTCTACGGCTGGGTCGGCCTGACCGTGCTGGTCCCGTTTATCCAGAATCTGTTCCGCCTTCCCTACGGATATTCCGTTCTCGCGGGCGGAATCGTGCTGGCGGTCATGATCTTCCCGACGATCACGAGCGTGTCCGCCGATTCCATCCGCAACGTTCCGCAGCAGTACCGGGAGGCCGCTTACGGCCTTGGTTCCACCCGCTGGCAGGTCATCCGCCGCGTGCTGCTTCCGGCGGCGCGCCCGGGCGTGCTGACCGGCGTCATCCTGGGGCTTTCCCGCGCGTTCGGCGAGGCGCTCGCGGTCGCGATGGTCATCGGCAAACGGCTGGCTTTTCCGGACGGCGTCCTTTCGCCCACCAACAATCTGACGGCGGCGATCGCCTCGGATATGGGGGGCGCGGCGGAGGGCGGCGAATACAATACCGCTCTGTGGACCATGGCGCTTCTGCTTCTGCTGATTTCGTTTGTATTCATCCTGATTGTCCGAAGAATCTCTTCCAGGGAGGCGCGTGAGCAATGA
- a CDS encoding phosphate ABC transporter substrate-binding protein, with translation MKKYLSILMVAALLMISTACSSGTGASSTPASQTDSSTAASETASSEPAAVSGSITASGSSALYPLVKDAADKFKQKNPDVSITLNAGGSGTGLKQVADGTVDIGNSDVEAESKLTADQAKTLVDHKVCVITMAPIVSADVKEKVSSLTTQQLIDIFTAKTTNWKDVGGPDEAITLVTRPSTSGTRALFKQYALNGSEEASNKSLETDDSGTLLQTVAQHKGAIGYVALSYLTKDIDGVKTMSIDGVEPTLENTYSGKYKVWGYEHMYTKGEAGGAAKAFLDYMTSDEYGAVMESLGYNTTSKMQVTR, from the coding sequence ATGAAAAAGTACCTGTCAATTCTGATGGTTGCGGCGCTTCTGATGATATCGACGGCGTGTTCTTCCGGAACGGGCGCCTCTTCCACTCCCGCGTCGCAGACGGATTCCTCAACGGCTGCCTCTGAAACGGCCTCGTCCGAGCCGGCGGCGGTCAGCGGCAGCATCACGGCTTCCGGGTCCTCGGCGCTGTATCCGCTGGTAAAAGACGCGGCGGATAAATTCAAACAGAAAAATCCCGATGTTTCCATCACGCTGAACGCCGGCGGTTCCGGCACGGGCCTGAAGCAGGTCGCGGACGGCACGGTCGATATCGGCAATTCAGACGTGGAAGCGGAATCCAAATTGACCGCGGACCAGGCGAAGACGCTGGTTGACCACAAGGTCTGCGTCATCACCATGGCACCGATCGTCAGCGCGGATGTGAAAGAAAAGGTCAGCAGCCTGACCACGCAGCAGCTGATCGATATCTTTACGGCGAAAACGACAAACTGGAAGGACGTCGGCGGTCCGGATGAAGCGATTACGCTGGTCACCCGCCCCTCCACCTCCGGAACCCGCGCGCTGTTTAAGCAGTATGCTTTAAACGGTTCAGAGGAAGCTTCCAATAAATCGCTTGAAACGGACGACTCCGGCACGCTGCTGCAAACCGTCGCACAGCATAAGGGCGCGATCGGCTATGTGGCGCTCTCCTACCTGACCAAGGATATCGACGGCGTGAAAACCATGTCGATCGACGGGGTGGAACCCACTTTGGAAAACACCTATTCCGGCAAATACAAGGTCTGGGGCTACGAGCACATGTACACGAAGGGCGAAGCCGGCGGAGCGGCGAAAGCGTTCCTTGACTACATGACTTCCGATGAATACGGAGCGGTGATGGAATCCCTGGGCTACAACACCACCTCTAAAATGCAGGTGACAAGATAA
- a CDS encoding P1 family peptidase, with protein sequence MKQANFTDIGGLKVGHAQNFDAATGCTVVICEEGAVAGVDARGGSPGTRETDALDPVNLRKSIHAVLLAGGSAFGLDAAAGVMQYLEERGVGRDVKVTRVPIVCGAILFDLKCGDYRIRPDKEMGYEACLNAGSGAFPVGSVGAGTGATIGKIRGLDHAMKGGIGSFCLRTGELMVGAVMAVNCVGDIYDAESNRLIAGVLNDDKKTVGSTEAVMIENYRNDADIFSGNTVIGVVATNAVLTKAEANKLASVSQNGIARAVRPAHTSFDGDTIFTMATGKVKADPDVVGILAARSVENAILQAVKSAEPLAGFPAYKNLF encoded by the coding sequence TTGAAACAAGCCAATTTTACCGATATCGGAGGGCTGAAAGTCGGACACGCCCAGAATTTCGACGCGGCGACGGGGTGCACGGTGGTGATCTGCGAAGAGGGCGCCGTCGCGGGCGTCGATGCGCGCGGGGGCTCCCCCGGCACAAGGGAGACGGACGCTCTGGATCCGGTCAACCTGCGAAAGTCGATTCACGCCGTTCTTCTCGCGGGAGGCAGCGCGTTCGGCCTGGATGCGGCCGCCGGCGTGATGCAGTATCTGGAGGAGCGGGGAGTCGGCCGGGACGTGAAGGTAACGAGAGTCCCCATCGTCTGCGGAGCGATCCTGTTCGATCTGAAATGCGGCGATTACAGGATCAGGCCGGACAAGGAAATGGGATATGAGGCCTGCCTCAACGCGGGCAGCGGCGCGTTTCCCGTCGGCAGCGTTGGAGCGGGCACAGGCGCCACGATCGGAAAGATCCGGGGCCTTGACCACGCGATGAAGGGCGGGATCGGCTCGTTCTGCCTGCGGACGGGGGAACTGATGGTCGGCGCCGTCATGGCGGTCAACTGTGTGGGAGACATCTACGACGCGGAGTCAAACAGGCTGATCGCCGGCGTGCTGAACGACGATAAAAAAACAGTCGGCAGCACCGAGGCGGTCATGATCGAAAATTACCGGAACGACGCCGACATCTTCAGCGGAAATACCGTCATCGGCGTGGTCGCAACCAACGCGGTCCTCACGAAAGCGGAAGCGAACAAGCTCGCCTCCGTTTCGCAGAACGGGATCGCCAGAGCGGTCCGGCCCGCCCACACGTCGTTCGACGGGGATACAATCTTCACAATGGCGACCGGAAAAGTAAAAGCGGATCCGGATGTGGTCGGGATTCTGGCGGCGCGTTCGGTGGAAAACGCTATTTTGCAGGCGGTAAAAAGCGCGGAACCGCTTGCGGGTTTCCCCGCTTATAAAAATTTGTTTTAG
- a CDS encoding flavoprotein gives MKNILLGVTGSIAAYKAADLASILTGDGYRVDVIMTKGAAKFITPLTLQTLSKNRVYTDVFQEEEPSEVKHISLARQADLLLVAPASADVIGKMANGLADDMLTSAALAVRDIPRYVAPAMNTRMYENPIVRGNLERLRGFGFEIIPPKEAKLACGDVGRGALAEVGTIVKTVEERLRRGGDAS, from the coding sequence GTGAAAAATATTCTTTTGGGCGTAACCGGAAGCATCGCCGCGTACAAGGCGGCGGACCTCGCCAGTATCCTCACCGGGGACGGTTATCGTGTCGACGTGATCATGACGAAAGGCGCGGCGAAGTTCATCACGCCGCTGACGCTTCAGACTCTTTCCAAGAACAGGGTCTATACGGACGTGTTTCAGGAGGAGGAGCCGAGCGAGGTGAAGCATATTTCGCTTGCAAGGCAGGCCGACCTGCTGCTGGTGGCCCCGGCCTCCGCGGATGTGATCGGGAAGATGGCGAACGGGCTCGCGGACGACATGCTCACCTCCGCAGCGCTTGCGGTCCGTGACATTCCCCGTTACGTCGCTCCCGCGATGAACACCCGGATGTATGAAAACCCGATCGTGCGGGGAAACCTCGAGAGGCTTCGCGGGTTCGGGTTCGAGATCATCCCGCCCAAAGAGGCAAAGCTGGCCTGCGGGGATGTCGGCAGGGGGGCGCTGGCTGAGGTCGGCACGATTGTGAAAACGGTGGAAGAGCGCCTTCGGCGCGGGGGAGATGCTTCTTGA
- a CDS encoding phosphopantothenoylcysteine decarboxylase domain-containing protein: MKILITAGGTSEKIDQVRRIANTGTGRLGSLTAEEFVRQGGTKIEKIYYVCEPGSIVPELDCVEVIPTHDVDEVGDALEKLLTQEKIDAVIHSMAVSDYAVESVTTAENLAAFLADRLFPFGPEKFESKGSLAEFLAACVRENDRVLDRSRKVGSNVGNLMLCMRRTPKLIGLVKALQPSTVLVGFKLLNGVEKQELLDAGYGVLEKNSCDLVLANDLTEISRGRHAGYLLSPGRTWERFESKEEIAKGIAGKVLSLIDREGRR; the protein is encoded by the coding sequence ATGAAGATTCTGATTACCGCCGGCGGAACATCGGAGAAAATCGACCAGGTCCGGAGAATCGCCAACACCGGAACGGGCAGGCTCGGCAGCCTGACGGCCGAAGAATTCGTCAGGCAGGGCGGAACGAAAATCGAAAAAATCTATTATGTATGTGAACCGGGGTCCATTGTCCCGGAGCTGGACTGCGTGGAAGTCATTCCGACGCACGATGTGGACGAAGTGGGGGACGCGCTTGAAAAGCTGCTGACTCAGGAGAAAATAGACGCGGTCATCCACTCTATGGCGGTCAGCGACTACGCGGTGGAAAGCGTGACGACGGCGGAAAATCTGGCGGCGTTTCTTGCGGACAGGCTGTTCCCGTTCGGCCCGGAAAAGTTTGAGTCGAAAGGCTCGCTCGCGGAATTTCTCGCCGCCTGCGTGAGGGAAAATGACCGCGTGCTCGACCGCAGCCGGAAAGTCGGCTCCAACGTCGGAAATCTGATGCTCTGTATGAGGCGGACGCCGAAGCTGATCGGGCTTGTCAAAGCGTTGCAGCCGTCGACCGTCCTGGTCGGCTTCAAGCTGCTTAACGGCGTCGAGAAGCAGGAACTGCTGGACGCCGGGTACGGGGTTCTTGAGAAAAACTCCTGCGACCTGGTGCTGGCCAACGATCTGACCGAGATCAGCCGCGGCAGGCACGCGGGGTATCTCCTGTCCCCCGGCCGGACCTGGGAGCGTTTTGAAAGCAAGGAGGAAATCGCGAAGGGCATCGCCGGAAAAGTGCTGAGTTTGATTGATAGGGAGGGACGACGGTGA
- a CDS encoding C39 family peptidase: MSRNEYDDGYDYEYEHGEKRQRNRRRKRRHPFFLLFLIAVFSVLCYRGIWNWADPAPPAYAETEDSAAPDEGTGNNALPESTSEALEAMAKTDPRLEPVVRNPGRYPERLLESLGKNPELLDFTLDYPEKKGTFSKKIDLSGRYQKDQIPLLMQWDEDWGYAPYGNGIIALDGCGPTCLSMVTVGLTGDMSKNPKAIADFSEQHGYLDEKSNSTLWTLMSEGARKLGLNSREIPLSKGRMTQELSEGNPIICCMGPGDFTTQGHFLVICQFQDGAFVVRDPNSKERSRETWSYDRLKPQIRDLWAFSA; the protein is encoded by the coding sequence GTGAGCCGGAATGAATATGACGACGGATACGACTACGAATATGAACACGGAGAAAAAAGACAGCGGAACAGACGGCGTAAAAGACGCCATCCTTTCTTCCTCCTTTTTCTGATCGCGGTATTTTCAGTGCTGTGCTATCGGGGAATATGGAATTGGGCGGACCCGGCGCCGCCCGCATATGCTGAAACCGAAGACAGCGCCGCGCCCGATGAGGGAACGGGAAACAACGCCCTGCCCGAAAGCACGTCGGAGGCTCTGGAGGCGATGGCGAAAACCGATCCGAGGCTCGAACCGGTCGTGCGGAATCCCGGACGGTATCCGGAACGGCTGCTGGAATCGCTCGGGAAGAATCCTGAGCTGCTTGACTTCACGCTGGACTATCCGGAAAAGAAGGGGACTTTTTCGAAGAAAATCGACCTGTCGGGCAGGTATCAAAAAGATCAGATTCCCCTGCTGATGCAGTGGGACGAGGACTGGGGATACGCGCCTTACGGGAATGGCATCATCGCGCTGGACGGCTGCGGCCCGACCTGCCTTTCCATGGTGACCGTGGGGCTGACGGGGGACATGTCGAAAAATCCAAAGGCGATCGCGGATTTCAGCGAACAGCACGGATATCTGGATGAAAAGAGCAACAGCACGCTCTGGACGCTGATGTCCGAGGGAGCGCGGAAGCTGGGGCTGAATTCCCGGGAAATTCCGCTGAGTAAAGGCCGGATGACGCAGGAATTGTCCGAGGGGAATCCGATCATCTGCTGCATGGGGCCCGGGGATTTCACCACGCAGGGACATTTCCTCGTCATCTGCCAATTTCAGGACGGCGCCTTTGTCGTCCGGGACCCGAACAGCAAAGAGAGAAGCCGGGAAACGTGGAGCTACGACCGGCTGAAGCCGCAGATCCGCGACCTGTGGGCATTTTCGGCGTAA
- the dnaJ gene encoding molecular chaperone DnaJ, protein MADKRDYYEVMGVPKNATEAEIKQAYRKLAKKYHPDLNPGDKEAEAKFKEVNEAYEVLSDKDKRARYDQFGQAGVDPSFGAGAAGGSPFTGGINIDDIFNSVFDGFDFGGFGFGGGRRASPNTPRRGSDSETTVTISFEEAAKGCKKTVSYEKVDSCPDCHGTGAKSGTEPKTCPQCGGNGQVRVSQRTPFGVVQTARTCDRCGGTGKVIEEPCRTCGGSGRIKRERAIEISIPAGIDNEQVLNVSGRGNAGVNGGPGGDLHVYVSVRPHPIFERRGNDIWCEMPITFTQAALGAEVVVPTIDGKVEYQVHAGTQPGDVFKLKGKGIPKLSGRGRGDQYVRMTIEVPKNLSQKQKDLLQEFDSGADDKNYQNRKSFFNKIKDMFGE, encoded by the coding sequence TTGGCTGACAAAAGGGATTATTATGAGGTGATGGGCGTTCCTAAAAACGCCACGGAAGCCGAAATCAAACAGGCGTACCGCAAACTGGCGAAGAAGTACCACCCGGACCTGAACCCCGGGGACAAAGAGGCCGAGGCGAAATTCAAAGAGGTCAACGAGGCCTATGAGGTGTTGTCCGACAAGGATAAACGGGCCCGTTACGACCAGTTCGGCCAGGCGGGCGTGGACCCCAGCTTCGGCGCGGGCGCGGCGGGCGGCAGCCCGTTCACCGGCGGGATCAATATAGATGATATTTTCAACAGCGTATTCGACGGCTTTGATTTCGGCGGTTTCGGCTTTGGCGGCGGGCGCAGGGCCAGCCCGAACACTCCGCGCCGCGGCAGCGACAGCGAGACCACGGTCACGATCAGCTTTGAGGAGGCGGCAAAGGGCTGCAAAAAAACCGTCAGTTATGAAAAGGTCGACTCCTGCCCCGACTGCCACGGCACCGGGGCGAAAAGCGGGACCGAACCGAAAACCTGCCCGCAGTGCGGAGGAAACGGCCAGGTGCGGGTCAGCCAGCGCACGCCGTTCGGGGTGGTGCAGACAGCGCGGACCTGCGACCGCTGCGGCGGAACCGGCAAAGTGATCGAAGAACCGTGCCGCACCTGCGGAGGATCCGGCAGGATCAAGCGCGAAAGGGCGATTGAGATCAGCATTCCCGCGGGGATCGACAACGAGCAGGTCCTCAATGTGAGCGGCCGCGGCAACGCAGGGGTCAACGGAGGGCCGGGCGGCGATCTGCACGTTTACGTCAGCGTCCGGCCCCACCCGATCTTCGAACGCCGCGGCAACGACATCTGGTGCGAAATGCCGATCACCTTCACCCAGGCGGCGCTTGGCGCGGAGGTCGTCGTCCCAACCATCGACGGCAAGGTGGAGTATCAGGTGCATGCCGGCACGCAGCCGGGCGATGTGTTCAAACTGAAGGGCAAGGGAATCCCCAAGCTCAGCGGCCGCGGCCGCGGCGACCAGTATGTGCGCATGACGATCGAAGTCCCGAAGAACCTTTCCCAGAAGCAGAAAGATCTGCTGCAGGAGTTCGATTCCGGCGCGGACGACAAAAATTATCAGAACCGGAAATCGTTTTTCAATAAAATCAAGGATATGTTCGGAGAGTAG
- the dnaK gene encoding molecular chaperone DnaK, translated as MSKTIGIDLGTTNSCVAVIEGGKPVVIPNAEGERTTPSVVAFKKTGERIVGQLAKRQAITNPDRTISSIKREMGSDYKVNIDGKNYTPQEISAMILQKLKADAEGYLGEPVHSAVITVPAYFTDAQRQATKDAGKIAGLDVKRIINEPTAAALSYGIDKDKEQKIMVYDLGGGTFDVSIIEMGDGVQEVLATAGNNRLGGDDFDKRVMDWMVSEFKRETGIDLSGDKATMQRLKDAAEKAKIELSGVTSTNINLPFITADANGPKHLDMTLSRAKFDELTADLVEKTVGPVKQALSDAGLSWNDIGKVLLVGGSTRMLSVQDKVKELSGKDPFKGINPDECVAIGASLQAGVLGGEVEGLLLLDVTPLSLGVETMGGVMTKIIDRNTTIPTKKSQIFSTAADGQTQVEVNVLQGEREFARDNKQLGLFRLDGIAPAPRGIPQIEVTFDIDANGIVNVSAKDLGTGKQQKITITSSSNMSKDDIDKAVKEAEKFEAEDKKHREEIDRKNEAENLCYSVEKLVKDSGDKIPQSDKDDLNAKVAALRSEISANNADEIKDKSDELQKAMYAASEKLYKNAAPQQPAGGPVPPAQDGGTAPQDGNGNVYNAEYRDVDDKDKK; from the coding sequence ATGTCAAAAACAATAGGCATCGATCTGGGCACCACCAATTCCTGCGTTGCGGTGATTGAGGGCGGCAAGCCGGTCGTCATCCCGAACGCGGAAGGGGAAAGGACCACCCCGTCCGTCGTGGCGTTTAAAAAGACGGGCGAGCGCATCGTTGGCCAGCTGGCGAAGCGCCAGGCAATCACGAATCCGGACCGCACCATCAGTTCCATAAAAAGAGAAATGGGCAGCGACTACAAGGTCAATATAGACGGCAAGAATTACACCCCGCAGGAAATTTCCGCCATGATCCTCCAGAAGCTGAAGGCGGACGCGGAAGGATACCTCGGCGAGCCGGTGCATTCGGCGGTCATCACGGTTCCGGCCTACTTTACCGACGCGCAGCGCCAGGCGACCAAGGACGCCGGCAAGATCGCCGGGCTGGACGTCAAGCGCATCATCAACGAGCCGACGGCGGCCGCGCTTTCCTACGGCATCGACAAGGATAAGGAACAGAAGATCATGGTCTACGACCTCGGCGGCGGCACATTCGACGTTTCGATCATCGAAATGGGCGACGGGGTCCAGGAAGTCCTCGCCACGGCGGGCAACAACCGCCTGGGCGGCGACGATTTCGACAAGCGGGTCATGGACTGGATGGTTTCCGAGTTCAAAAGGGAGACCGGCATCGATCTTTCGGGCGACAAGGCGACCATGCAGCGCCTGAAGGACGCGGCGGAGAAGGCGAAGATCGAGCTTTCCGGCGTGACCTCGACGAACATCAATCTGCCGTTCATCACGGCGGACGCAAACGGCCCGAAGCATCTGGATATGACCCTGAGCCGCGCGAAATTCGACGAGCTGACCGCCGACCTGGTGGAGAAGACCGTCGGCCCGGTCAAACAGGCTCTGTCGGACGCGGGCCTGTCCTGGAACGACATCGGCAAGGTATTGCTGGTCGGCGGTTCCACCCGCATGCTTTCCGTTCAGGATAAGGTCAAGGAACTCTCCGGTAAAGACCCGTTCAAGGGGATCAACCCGGATGAGTGCGTCGCCATCGGCGCTTCGCTTCAGGCGGGCGTCCTGGGCGGCGAGGTCGAGGGCCTGCTGCTCCTCGACGTCACCCCGCTGTCCCTCGGCGTCGAGACCATGGGCGGTGTGATGACCAAGATCATCGACCGCAACACGACCATTCCGACCAAGAAGAGCCAGATCTTCTCCACAGCGGCGGACGGTCAGACTCAGGTGGAGGTCAACGTCCTGCAGGGCGAGCGCGAGTTTGCCCGCGACAACAAGCAGCTCGGGCTGTTCCGCCTGGACGGCATCGCCCCGGCTCCGCGCGGCATTCCGCAGATCGAGGTCACGTTCGATATCGACGCCAACGGCATCGTGAATGTTTCCGCAAAGGACCTCGGCACCGGCAAGCAGCAGAAGATCACGATCACTTCCAGCTCGAACATGAGCAAGGACGACATCGACAAGGCGGTGAAGGAAGCGGAGAAATTCGAAGCGGAGGACAAGAAGCACCGCGAGGAGATCGATCGGAAGAACGAGGCGGAAAACCTGTGCTATTCCGTGGAAAAGCTGGTCAAGGACAGCGGGGACAAAATTCCCCAGTCCGATAAGGACGACCTGAATGCAAAGGTTGCGGCGCTGCGCAGCGAAATTTCCGCGAACAATGCGGATGAGATCAAGGACAAGAGCGACGAACTGCAGAAGGCCATGTATGCCGCGAGCGAAAAGCTTTACAAAAATGCCGCGCCCCAGCAGCCGGCCGGCGGACCGGTTCCGCCCGCGCAGGACGGCGGCACAGCGCCGCAGGACGGAAACGGAAACGTTTACAACGCGGAATACAGGGATGTCGATGACAAGGATAAGAAATAA
- a CDS encoding nucleotide exchange factor GrpE → MEEKEKKEKTQAEDLEKGPEAAEEPTPEKEKSSEQAAPREETKEDAAANAEAELQRKLEEANRQVEKQKDLLLRTAAEYDNYRKRTAREKASLYNDATAAAVQEILTVADSLDRALEQKECTAEDMRRGVELVQKQMQSALDKLGVKEMGKEGEPFDPELHNAISHVEDPKSGENSVVKVFQKGYQIGGRVIRHAMVQVAN, encoded by the coding sequence TTGGAGGAAAAAGAGAAGAAAGAGAAAACACAGGCCGAAGACCTGGAAAAGGGACCGGAGGCTGCGGAGGAACCGACCCCGGAGAAAGAGAAGTCTTCGGAACAGGCGGCGCCGCGGGAAGAGACGAAGGAAGATGCTGCCGCAAATGCCGAAGCGGAACTGCAGCGCAAGCTGGAGGAAGCGAACCGGCAGGTGGAAAAGCAGAAGGATCTGCTTCTCCGCACGGCCGCGGAGTACGATAACTACCGCAAGCGCACGGCGCGGGAGAAGGCTTCCCTTTATAACGACGCCACCGCGGCCGCCGTGCAGGAGATCCTGACAGTGGCGGACAGCCTGGACCGCGCGCTGGAGCAGAAAGAATGCACCGCGGAGGATATGCGCAGGGGCGTCGAGCTGGTGCAGAAGCAAATGCAGTCGGCCCTTGACAAGCTGGGCGTCAAGGAGATGGGGAAGGAAGGGGAGCCTTTCGACCCGGAGCTGCACAACGCGATTTCCCATGTGGAAGACCCGAAAAGCGGAGAAAATTCGGTGGTCAAGGTGTTTCAAAAAGGGTATCAGATTGGCGGCCGGGTGATCCGGCATGCGATGGTGCAGGTGGCCAACTAA
- the hrcA gene encoding heat-inducible transcriptional repressor HrcA: MELTPRQQKILAAVIDLYILTGEPVGSKSLCETLDFNVSSATVRNEMSDLSELGLLEQPHTSAGRVPTEKGYRVYIDRLMKRPGMTGDEKRYIDSLILPSAYDPEKLLDGVAKVLASMTKFAAVSTTPSGESAVIRAVQLVQTSRRTAMVILMTSAGTMKSRVFHCDFDITPEILRVFFRMLNEKLIGIPVSSITPAYIQSLAASMGDMAMMISSALMAVADAAQESMQSEICLNGEINLLFYPEFGQEELRRIMDFLSRPDDLCRLLSQPKDNVRVILGEESRRPELRDSSVIVSRYSVGGRDAGAIAIIGPMRMNYGRIMSSIEYLSGSVGRMLTELMDLE; encoded by the coding sequence TTGGAACTGACCCCGAGACAGCAGAAAATACTCGCCGCAGTGATTGATTTGTATATTCTGACCGGAGAGCCCGTGGGTTCCAAGTCCCTGTGCGAGACCCTTGACTTCAACGTCTCTTCCGCGACGGTCCGGAATGAGATGAGCGACCTGAGCGAACTTGGGCTTCTTGAGCAGCCGCACACCTCCGCCGGGCGCGTCCCGACCGAAAAGGGGTACCGGGTCTATATCGACCGGCTGATGAAGCGGCCCGGCATGACGGGCGACGAAAAGCGGTATATCGACAGCCTGATCCTTCCGAGCGCCTATGACCCGGAAAAGCTGCTGGACGGCGTCGCGAAGGTGCTCGCTTCCATGACGAAGTTCGCGGCGGTTTCGACCACGCCGAGCGGCGAATCCGCGGTCATCCGCGCCGTGCAGCTGGTGCAGACCAGCCGGCGCACGGCAATGGTGATCCTGATGACTTCCGCCGGGACGATGAAAAGCCGTGTGTTTCACTGCGATTTTGATATCACGCCGGAAATCCTGCGGGTCTTTTTCCGCATGCTGAACGAAAAGCTGATCGGCATTCCGGTTTCCAGCATCACGCCGGCGTATATCCAGTCTCTGGCGGCCTCGATGGGCGATATGGCGATGATGATCAGTTCCGCCCTGATGGCGGTCGCGGACGCGGCTCAGGAATCCATGCAGTCGGAGATCTGCCTGAACGGCGAAATCAACCTTCTGTTTTATCCGGAGTTCGGGCAGGAGGAGCTGCGCCGCATCATGGACTTCCTCTCCCGGCCCGACGACCTTTGCAGGCTGCTGTCGCAGCCGAAGGACAACGTCCGGGTCATCCTCGGAGAAGAGAGCCGGCGCCCGGAGCTGCGCGATTCCAGTGTCATCGTCTCCCGGTACAGCGTCGGGGGCAGGGACGCGGGGGCCATCGCCATCATCGGGCCGATGAGGATGAATTACGGCAGGATCATGTCCAGCATTGAATATCTCTCCGGTTCGGTCGGCAGAATGCTGACGGAATTGATGGACTTGGAATAA